A genomic segment from Modestobacter roseus encodes:
- a CDS encoding GNAT family N-acetyltransferase, producing the protein MSTPPVVRRATRSDVPRLAATLAMAYPDYRWTSWALPEDGRTQRLSRWAELWGALVPVLAETAWVTDDVAAAAAWVAPDAPPHAADLQAVIDRDLPRVFGARQPVVLASERLGALGRPDEPHWWLHAVGTRPAARHQGLGAAVLQPVLDRCDADGVPAAATVYTSTVVRWLQRSGFAVTHSTRTAVDHELPIWTLVRQPLRA; encoded by the coding sequence GTGAGCACTCCCCCCGTCGTCCGGCGCGCGACCCGTTCCGACGTCCCGCGGCTGGCGGCGACCCTGGCCATGGCCTACCCCGACTACCGGTGGACCTCCTGGGCGCTGCCCGAGGACGGCCGCACCCAGCGGCTGTCCCGCTGGGCCGAGCTGTGGGGCGCGCTGGTGCCGGTGCTGGCCGAGACCGCCTGGGTCACCGACGACGTCGCCGCGGCCGCCGCCTGGGTCGCCCCGGACGCGCCGCCGCACGCCGCTGATCTGCAGGCGGTCATCGACCGCGACCTGCCCCGGGTGTTCGGCGCCCGCCAGCCGGTGGTGCTGGCCAGCGAGCGGCTCGGTGCGCTGGGCCGGCCGGACGAGCCGCACTGGTGGCTGCACGCCGTCGGCACCCGCCCGGCCGCCCGGCACCAGGGGCTGGGCGCGGCCGTGCTGCAGCCGGTGCTCGACCGCTGCGACGCCGACGGGGTGCCGGCCGCGGCGACGGTCTACACCTCCACCGTCGTCCGCTGGCTGCAGCGGTCCGGGTTCGCCGTCACGCACTCGACCCGCACGGCGGTCGACCACGAGCTGCCGATCTGGACGCTGGTCCGCCAGCCCCTCCGCGCCTGA
- a CDS encoding ATP-dependent Clp protease proteolytic subunit, giving the protein MSTAAPTATTLGDAVYERLMRERIVFLGREVDDVIANELCAQMLLLSAEDPTRDIHLYVNSPGGSVMAGLAVYATMRFVDCDVATYAMGMAASMGQFLVTAGTAGKRYTLPHTRILMHQPSAGLRGTAADITIQAEMLRQLKQQVNELQAEHSGQDVEQIARDSERDRWFSPAEAQAYGLVDHVLPDESALPPR; this is encoded by the coding sequence ATGAGCACCGCCGCCCCGACCGCGACGACGCTCGGCGACGCCGTCTACGAGCGGCTGATGCGCGAGCGCATCGTGTTCCTCGGCCGCGAGGTGGACGACGTGATCGCCAACGAGCTGTGCGCGCAGATGCTGCTGCTCTCGGCCGAGGACCCGACCCGCGACATCCACCTGTACGTGAACTCACCGGGTGGCTCGGTGATGGCCGGGCTGGCCGTCTACGCCACCATGCGGTTCGTCGACTGCGACGTCGCCACGTACGCGATGGGCATGGCCGCCTCGATGGGCCAGTTCCTGGTCACCGCCGGGACTGCAGGCAAGCGCTACACCTTGCCGCACACCCGGATCCTCATGCACCAGCCGAGCGCCGGGCTGCGGGGGACCGCCGCGGACATCACCATCCAGGCCGAGATGCTCCGCCAGCTCAAGCAGCAGGTGAACGAGCTGCAGGCGGAGCACTCGGGGCAGGACGTCGAGCAGATCGCCCGGGACTCCGAGCGCGACCGCTGGTTCTCCCCGGCCGAGGCCCAGGCCTACGGCCTGGTCGACCACGTCCTCCCGGACGAGAGCGCGCTGCCACCCCGCTGA
- a CDS encoding PTS sugar transporter subunit IIA, protein MSSLVVTAPLPGRLLPIDQVPDPVFAGSLVGAGVAVDPAPDAGLVDAVAPVSGRLLKVHPHAFIVLTPAGQGVLVHLGIDTVKLAGAPFTVHVTEGDDVAAGDRVTTMDVAAVRAAGLSPVTPVVVMDAPAETVPEVAAGTPVAVGDTLFTWTAAA, encoded by the coding sequence GTGAGCTCCCTCGTCGTCACCGCCCCGCTGCCCGGCCGGCTGCTGCCGATCGACCAGGTCCCCGACCCGGTCTTCGCCGGCTCGCTGGTCGGCGCCGGGGTGGCGGTCGACCCGGCACCGGACGCCGGCCTCGTCGACGCCGTCGCACCGGTCTCCGGTCGGCTGCTCAAGGTGCACCCGCACGCCTTCATCGTGCTGACCCCCGCGGGTCAGGGCGTGCTGGTGCACCTGGGGATCGACACGGTGAAGCTGGCCGGGGCGCCGTTCACCGTGCACGTCACCGAGGGCGACGACGTCGCCGCCGGCGACCGGGTGACCACGATGGACGTCGCCGCCGTGCGGGCGGCGGGGCTGTCACCGGTCACCCCGGTCGTGGTGATGGACGCCCCCGCGGAGACGGTGCCCGAGGTCGCCGCCGGGACGCCGGTGGCCGTCGGGGACACGCTGTTCACCTGGACAGCCGCGGCCTGA
- a CDS encoding glucose PTS transporter subunit EIIB: MGKAEQIVAGLGGAANIDEVEGCITRLRTEVKDPSLVDQAALKAAGAHGVVVAGSVVQVVVGPEADSLADDVNDLL; this comes from the coding sequence GTGGGCAAGGCGGAGCAGATCGTCGCCGGGCTGGGCGGCGCGGCCAACATCGACGAGGTCGAGGGCTGCATCACCCGGCTGCGCACCGAGGTCAAGGACCCGTCGCTGGTCGACCAGGCCGCACTGAAGGCCGCCGGCGCGCACGGGGTCGTGGTGGCCGGCAGCGTCGTCCAGGTGGTCGTCGGCCCGGAGGCCGACTCGCTGGCCGACGACGTCAACGACCTGTTGTGA
- a CDS encoding PTS transporter subunit EIIC, whose product MSFLTAPPTGVRGLGGLQRLGRSLMLPIAALPAAGILLRLGQDDLLGRFSALETVAAVLAAAGGALFDNLPLIFAVGIAIGWAKKADGSTALAAVVGYLVLSNVFEALSPIVLGEPAEGETQELINFGVLGGIVVGLLTAMLWQRFYRVKLPTYLAFFGGRRFVPIITAVTMTVVACLMSLVYGVFDAALTNLGEAVDGNTVVGGGIFGTVNRLLIPLGLHHILNSVVWFVLGDYETAGGEIVHGDITRFFAGDPDAGTFMTGFFPIMMFALPAAAMAIWHEARPEQRKVVGGIMVSTALTAFLTGITEPLEFSFLFVAWPLYIVHAVLTGTSLALTNALGIHDGFIFSAGFIDYALNFGKATNPLWLIPIGLVYAAIYYVLFRFVIRRWNLKTPGREEEAADAEPTPDTPVEAGAATAPPQVAGAALEERPPS is encoded by the coding sequence ATGAGCTTCCTGACCGCACCCCCCACCGGCGTCCGTGGGCTCGGTGGCCTGCAACGCCTGGGTCGCAGCCTGATGCTGCCGATCGCCGCGCTCCCGGCCGCGGGCATCCTGCTGCGGCTGGGGCAGGACGACCTGCTCGGCCGGTTCAGCGCGCTGGAGACCGTCGCCGCCGTGCTCGCCGCCGCCGGCGGCGCGCTGTTCGACAACCTGCCGCTGATCTTCGCCGTCGGCATCGCGATCGGCTGGGCGAAGAAGGCCGACGGATCGACCGCACTGGCCGCCGTCGTCGGCTACCTGGTGCTCTCCAACGTCTTCGAGGCGCTGAGCCCCATCGTGCTGGGCGAGCCGGCGGAGGGCGAGACGCAGGAGCTGATCAACTTCGGGGTGCTCGGCGGCATCGTCGTCGGCCTGCTGACCGCGATGCTGTGGCAGCGGTTCTACCGGGTCAAGCTGCCCACCTACCTGGCGTTCTTCGGCGGCCGGCGGTTCGTCCCGATCATCACCGCGGTGACGATGACGGTCGTGGCCTGCCTGATGTCGCTGGTCTACGGCGTCTTCGACGCCGCGCTGACCAACCTGGGCGAGGCCGTCGACGGCAACACCGTGGTCGGCGGTGGCATCTTCGGGACGGTCAACCGGCTGCTCATCCCGCTGGGTCTGCACCACATCCTGAACTCGGTGGTCTGGTTCGTGCTCGGCGACTACGAGACCGCCGGCGGCGAGATCGTGCACGGCGACATCACCCGGTTCTTCGCCGGTGACCCCGACGCCGGCACGTTCATGACCGGCTTCTTCCCGATCATGATGTTCGCGCTGCCGGCCGCGGCGATGGCCATCTGGCACGAGGCCCGTCCCGAGCAGCGCAAGGTCGTCGGCGGGATCATGGTCTCCACCGCGCTGACCGCGTTCCTCACCGGCATCACCGAGCCGCTGGAGTTCAGCTTCCTGTTCGTCGCCTGGCCGCTGTACATCGTGCACGCGGTGCTCACCGGCACCTCGCTGGCGCTGACCAACGCGCTCGGGATCCACGACGGGTTCATCTTCTCCGCCGGGTTCATCGACTACGCCCTCAACTTCGGCAAGGCGACCAACCCGCTCTGGCTGATCCCGATCGGCCTGGTCTACGCGGCGATCTACTACGTGCTGTTCCGCTTCGTGATCCGCAGGTGGAACCTGAAGACGCCGGGCCGTGAGGAGGAGGCCGCGGACGCCGAGCCCACCCCCGACACCCCGGTCGAGGCGGGCGCGGCCACCGCGCCGCCCCAGGTCGCCGGTGCGGCACTGGAGGAGCGTCCGCCATCCTGA
- a CDS encoding N-acetylglucosamine-6-phosphate deacetylase: protein MLRGRLVTGATVVEDGVVAVAGDRIDFAGPAADFPGQLPPPAPGRVLLPGLVDVHCHGAAGHGFPDGDAAGARAAAAHHRAHGTTTLLASLVSAPLPVLRDRLATLAPLVAAGEVAGVHLEGPFLSTARCGAQDPAALVPGNPAALRELLAGSPGTVAAMTLAPETPHAAELVAVLREHGALPSFGHTDADAATVTAAVRDAARTGRVSATHLFNGMPPLLSRAPGPVGACLAAAARGELVLEVIADGVHLAPETVAMLFDLVGPDAIALVTDAMAAAGMADGSYHLGSLPVAVRDGVARLAGGSGAIAGGTARLVDVVRRTVAAGVPLADAVRSAAVTPARLLGREDVGELAAGRRADVLVTDLDLIPTAVLRAGAWVTREER from the coding sequence GTGCTGCGGGGCCGGCTGGTCACCGGGGCGACGGTGGTCGAGGACGGCGTCGTCGCCGTCGCCGGGGACCGGATCGACTTCGCCGGCCCGGCCGCCGACTTCCCCGGTCAGCTGCCCCCGCCCGCGCCGGGCCGGGTGCTGCTGCCCGGCCTGGTCGACGTGCACTGCCACGGCGCCGCCGGGCACGGCTTCCCGGACGGCGACGCCGCAGGTGCCCGCGCCGCGGCCGCCCACCACCGGGCCCACGGGACGACGACGCTGCTGGCCAGCCTGGTCTCGGCCCCACTGCCCGTGCTGCGCGACCGGCTGGCCACCCTGGCGCCACTGGTCGCCGCCGGGGAAGTGGCCGGGGTGCACCTGGAGGGGCCGTTCCTCTCCACCGCCCGCTGCGGCGCCCAGGACCCGGCGGCCCTGGTGCCCGGGAACCCGGCCGCGCTGCGCGAGCTGCTCGCGGGCAGCCCGGGCACCGTGGCCGCGATGACCCTGGCCCCGGAGACCCCGCACGCCGCCGAGCTCGTCGCCGTCCTGCGCGAGCACGGCGCCCTGCCGAGCTTCGGGCACACCGACGCCGACGCGGCCACCGTGACGGCCGCGGTCCGGGACGCTGCCCGTACCGGGCGGGTGTCGGCCACCCACCTGTTCAACGGCATGCCGCCGCTGCTGTCCCGCGCCCCCGGACCGGTCGGCGCCTGCCTCGCCGCCGCCGCCCGCGGCGAGCTGGTGCTCGAGGTGATCGCCGACGGCGTGCACCTGGCCCCGGAGACCGTCGCGATGCTGTTTGACCTCGTCGGGCCGGACGCGATCGCGCTGGTCACCGACGCGATGGCCGCCGCCGGGATGGCCGACGGCAGCTACCACCTCGGCTCGCTGCCGGTGGCGGTGCGCGACGGCGTGGCCCGGCTGGCGGGCGGCTCCGGCGCGATCGCCGGCGGGACGGCGCGGCTGGTGGACGTCGTCCGGCGCACCGTGGCCGCCGGCGTCCCCCTGGCCGACGCCGTCCGTTCCGCTGCCGTCACCCCGGCCCGGCTGCTCGGCCGGGAGGATGTCGGCGAGCTGGCCGCCGGCCGGCGGGCCGACGTGCTCGTCACCGACCTGGACCTGATCCCCACCGCCGTCCTGCGGGCCGGCGCGTGGGTGACCCGAGAGGAGCGCTGA
- the nagB gene encoding glucosamine-6-phosphate deaminase encodes MEVVLLPTPEDCGRVVADAVAGSVLAALARGGPVVLGLATGSSPLLAYRELLRRHAEEGLDLTGVQAFLLDEYVGLPAGHPESYREVIRRELTDALGLDPAVVHGPDGAAPDPLRAAREYEAQLRAAGSVAVQVLGIGANGHLGFNEPGSSLASRTRLKTLTEQTRQDNARFFGDDVAAVPRHVITQGLGTILDADHLVLVATGEHKADAVAAAVEGPVTASCPGSVLQLHPHVTVVVDEAAGSRLSRADYYRYVLGHKLPQQGW; translated from the coding sequence GTGGAGGTCGTGCTGCTGCCCACCCCCGAGGACTGCGGGCGGGTGGTCGCCGACGCCGTCGCCGGGTCGGTGCTCGCCGCGCTGGCCCGGGGCGGGCCCGTGGTGCTGGGGCTGGCCACCGGCTCGTCCCCGCTGCTGGCCTACCGGGAGCTGCTGCGCCGGCACGCCGAGGAGGGTCTGGACCTCACCGGGGTGCAGGCGTTCCTGCTCGACGAGTACGTCGGCCTGCCCGCCGGGCACCCGGAGTCCTACCGCGAGGTGATCCGCCGGGAGCTCACCGACGCCCTGGGGCTGGACCCGGCCGTGGTGCACGGCCCGGACGGCGCGGCGCCGGACCCGCTGCGGGCGGCGCGGGAGTACGAGGCGCAGCTGCGGGCGGCCGGCTCGGTGGCGGTGCAGGTGCTGGGCATCGGCGCCAACGGGCACCTCGGCTTCAACGAGCCCGGGTCGTCCCTGGCCAGCCGCACCCGGCTGAAGACGCTGACCGAGCAGACCCGGCAGGACAACGCCCGGTTCTTCGGCGACGACGTCGCCGCCGTGCCCCGGCACGTGATCACCCAGGGGCTGGGCACCATCCTCGACGCCGACCACCTGGTGCTGGTGGCGACCGGCGAGCACAAGGCCGACGCGGTCGCCGCGGCGGTCGAGGGGCCGGTGACCGCGTCGTGCCCGGGGTCGGTGCTCCAGCTGCACCCGCACGTCACCGTCGTCGTCGACGAGGCAGCCGGGTCCCGGCTGAGCCGGGCGGACTACTACCGGTACGTGCTGGGGCACAAGCTGCCGCAGCAGGGCTGGTGA
- a CDS encoding GntR family transcriptional regulator → MTDLTTDGRTAEGHVIHGHITHGVVPKHEQLRARLTELAARLPAGAPLPGERQLCIEHGVSRITVREAIGQLVSEGVLVRVRGKGTFVAERTARSRLHLASFHEDMRRLGLRPGTAVLELARTVPPPATRRALELAPGEPAWHLRRLRLADEQPMSIDDAWYAASLAPDLDVQDLTGSVYTLLAERYGCTIDSAEQTVRADEAGRADAVLLGLPAGRPVLVFDRISYSAGRPVEHALSTYRGDRYEVAMTVQLGAG, encoded by the coding sequence GTGACGGACCTGACCACTGACGGCCGCACCGCCGAGGGCCACGTCATCCACGGCCACATCACGCACGGCGTCGTCCCCAAGCACGAGCAGCTGCGTGCCCGGCTCACCGAGCTCGCCGCCCGGCTGCCGGCCGGGGCGCCGCTGCCCGGTGAACGGCAGTTGTGCATCGAGCACGGGGTCAGCCGGATCACCGTGCGTGAGGCGATCGGTCAGCTGGTCAGCGAGGGCGTGCTGGTGCGGGTGCGCGGCAAGGGCACGTTCGTGGCCGAGCGGACGGCGCGGTCGCGGCTGCACCTGGCGTCCTTCCACGAGGACATGCGCCGGCTCGGCCTGCGTCCCGGCACCGCGGTGCTGGAGCTGGCGCGCACCGTCCCGCCGCCGGCGACCCGCCGGGCACTGGAGCTGGCGCCGGGGGAGCCCGCGTGGCACCTGCGGCGGCTGCGGCTGGCCGACGAGCAGCCCATGTCGATCGACGACGCCTGGTACGCCGCCTCGCTCGCCCCGGACCTGGACGTCCAGGACCTGACCGGCTCGGTCTACACCCTGCTGGCCGAGCGCTACGGCTGCACGATCGACAGCGCCGAGCAGACGGTGCGGGCCGACGAGGCCGGCCGGGCGGACGCCGTGCTGCTCGGGCTGCCGGCGGGGCGACCGGTGCTGGTCTTCGACCGGATCTCCTACAGCGCCGGGCGGCCGGTCGAGCACGCGCTGTCGACCTACCGCGGCGACCGGTACGAGGTGGCGATGACCGTGCAGCTGGGCGCGGGCTGA
- a CDS encoding FMN-dependent NADH-azoreductase → MSLFRLDASIRVEGSASRAIADIVEREWRAGNPDAPVTRRHVGTEPLPASAWGAAVAGSYLPADQRTPEQADALALAATLTDELVDAEALLLAVPLYNFGVSQHVKTWVDLVITDPRMGPRAEPPLAGKPAVLAVVRGGNYSAGTPREGWDHATAWLRRILADVWQLDLRVVEREFTLVGVNPALDAFTDLAAELKATAEHEAAEHGRLLSSARAAA, encoded by the coding sequence ATGTCTCTGTTCCGTCTGGACGCCAGCATCCGGGTCGAGGGGTCGGCCAGTCGCGCGATCGCGGACATCGTCGAGCGCGAGTGGCGGGCCGGGAACCCCGACGCCCCCGTCACCCGCCGGCACGTCGGCACCGAACCGCTGCCTGCCAGCGCCTGGGGCGCCGCAGTCGCCGGCTCCTACCTCCCCGCCGACCAGCGGACCCCCGAGCAGGCCGACGCCCTGGCCCTGGCCGCGACGCTCACCGACGAGCTCGTCGACGCCGAGGCCCTCCTGCTGGCCGTCCCGCTGTACAACTTCGGGGTCTCCCAGCACGTCAAGACCTGGGTCGACCTGGTCATCACCGACCCCCGGATGGGCCCGCGGGCCGAGCCGCCGCTGGCCGGGAAGCCCGCCGTGCTCGCCGTCGTCCGCGGCGGCAACTACAGCGCCGGCACCCCGCGTGAGGGCTGGGACCACGCCACCGCGTGGCTCCGGCGGATCCTGGCCGACGTCTGGCAGCTGGACCTCCGGGTGGTGGAGCGGGAGTTCACCCTGGTGGGGGTCAATCCCGCCCTGGACGCCTTCACCGACCTGGCCGCCGAGCTGAAGGCGACCGCCGAGCACGAGGCCGCCGAGCACGGCCGGCTGCTCAGCAGCGCCCGCGCCGCCGCCTGA
- a CDS encoding winged helix-turn-helix transcriptional regulator, producing the protein MTEDALHEPEACDRALARAFGFLGKRWNGLIIGVLAGGPATFSGLRRAVGGISDSVLSDRLTELAGAGLVQRNVDEGPPVAVSYQLTEAGTALRPVLEQLTTWARESLPERECTGNC; encoded by the coding sequence GTGACCGAGGACGCGCTGCACGAGCCGGAGGCGTGTGATCGCGCCCTCGCTCGCGCGTTCGGCTTCCTCGGCAAGCGCTGGAACGGTCTGATCATCGGCGTGCTGGCCGGCGGCCCGGCGACCTTCAGCGGCCTCCGCCGCGCGGTGGGCGGGATCAGCGACTCGGTGCTGTCCGACCGGCTGACCGAGCTGGCCGGCGCGGGGCTGGTGCAGCGCAACGTCGACGAGGGGCCGCCGGTCGCGGTCAGCTACCAGCTCACCGAGGCCGGGACTGCCCTGCGGCCGGTGCTCGAGCAGTTGACCACCTGGGCGCGGGAGAGCCTCCCCGAGCGCGAGTGCACCGGGAACTGCTGA
- a CDS encoding rhodanese-like domain-containing protein: protein MDWTTPPADAAAHFAHRLAVETDVSDVHAALESGRPGFVLLDSRSAESWAQGRVPGAVHVPGREIADRAAELDRSVPVVTYCWGPGCNGATRAALTLATLGFRVREMIGGFEYWAREGLPVETADGVARPAIDPLTAPAGISCGC, encoded by the coding sequence ATGGACTGGACGACCCCGCCCGCGGACGCCGCCGCCCACTTCGCCCACCGGTTGGCCGTGGAGACCGACGTCTCCGACGTCCACGCCGCGCTGGAGTCCGGCCGGCCCGGGTTCGTGCTGCTGGACAGCCGCAGCGCCGAGTCGTGGGCCCAGGGGCGCGTGCCGGGAGCGGTGCACGTGCCCGGCCGGGAGATCGCCGACCGCGCAGCCGAGCTGGACCGGTCCGTCCCGGTGGTGACCTACTGCTGGGGCCCGGGCTGCAACGGCGCCACCCGGGCCGCCCTGACGTTGGCCACCCTCGGCTTCCGGGTGCGGGAGATGATCGGCGGGTTCGAGTACTGGGCCCGCGAGGGCCTGCCGGTCGAGACCGCCGACGGGGTGGCCCGCCCGGCGATCGACCCGTTGACCGCGCCGGCTGGGATCAGCTGCGGCTGCTGA
- a CDS encoding GntR family transcriptional regulator, whose amino-acid sequence MSIGPVPRLLLRDQAATLIRAAIVSGELPPGAVVKDAELATRLGLSVAPVRTALARLADEGLIEAKPQSHTRVTPLDAGQVRDAAVVVRAMHELATREAAGRTTADDVAAMRTANARFAAAVAAGDLPAALAADDELHRVLLTRCGNGAVQATVDRFTPAVRRLERQRFAAAHGRESVALHDRLIAACAAGDVAGAVTTTTEIWTALLSELEDDDVE is encoded by the coding sequence GTGTCGATCGGTCCGGTGCCCCGCCTGCTGCTGCGCGACCAGGCGGCCACGCTGATCCGGGCCGCGATCGTCAGCGGCGAGCTCCCGCCCGGCGCCGTCGTCAAGGACGCCGAGCTCGCCACCCGGCTGGGGCTGTCGGTCGCCCCGGTGCGCACCGCGCTGGCCCGGCTGGCCGACGAGGGCCTGATCGAGGCCAAACCGCAGAGCCACACCCGGGTCACCCCGCTGGACGCCGGGCAGGTGCGCGACGCCGCCGTCGTCGTCCGGGCCATGCACGAGCTCGCCACCCGCGAGGCCGCCGGTCGCACGACGGCCGACGACGTCGCCGCGATGCGCACCGCCAACGCCCGGTTCGCCGCGGCCGTGGCCGCCGGCGACCTCCCCGCCGCGCTGGCCGCTGACGACGAGCTGCACCGGGTGCTGCTGACCCGGTGCGGCAACGGCGCCGTGCAGGCGACGGTCGACCGGTTCACCCCGGCGGTGCGGCGGCTGGAGCGGCAGCGGTTCGCCGCGGCCCACGGCCGGGAGTCGGTCGCCCTGCACGACCGCCTGATCGCCGCCTGCGCGGCCGGGGACGTCGCCGGCGCCGTCACCACCACCACCGAGATCTGGACGGCGCTGCTGTCCGAACTGGAGGACGACGATGTTGAGTGA
- a CDS encoding 1-aminocyclopropane-1-carboxylate deaminase: MLSDFPRFPLLFGPSPVHRLDRLTAHLGGAAVWAKREDVNSGIAFGGNKTRKLEYLVADALAQGCDTLVSIGGVQSNHTRQVAAVAARVGLRCVLVQESWVDWPDAVYDKVGNILISRLAGADVRLVKAGFGIGFKESWEAALAEIEARGGKPYPIPAGASDHPLGGHGFANWAHEVAAQEAELGVFFDTVVVCSVTGSTQAGMVAGFAQLEEQGARPRRVLGIDASAKPAETRDQVLRIAQRTARAIGVQRDLSLDDVELDERYHAGTYGIPDATTIAAMELAARTEGMVTDPVYEGKSMAATIDLVGRREIDPSSTVLYAHLGGQPALNGYSALFS; this comes from the coding sequence ATGTTGAGTGACTTCCCCCGCTTCCCGCTGCTGTTCGGGCCCTCGCCGGTGCACCGGCTGGACCGGCTGACCGCGCACCTGGGTGGTGCGGCCGTCTGGGCGAAGCGGGAGGACGTGAACTCCGGCATCGCGTTCGGCGGGAACAAGACCCGCAAGCTGGAGTACCTGGTCGCCGACGCCCTCGCCCAGGGCTGCGACACGCTCGTCTCCATCGGCGGGGTGCAGAGCAACCACACCCGTCAGGTCGCCGCGGTCGCGGCCCGGGTCGGCCTGCGGTGCGTGCTGGTGCAGGAGAGCTGGGTCGACTGGCCGGACGCCGTCTACGACAAGGTCGGCAACATCCTCATCTCCCGGCTGGCCGGCGCCGACGTGCGGCTGGTGAAGGCCGGGTTCGGCATCGGGTTCAAGGAGAGCTGGGAGGCGGCGCTCGCCGAGATCGAGGCGCGCGGCGGGAAGCCCTACCCGATCCCGGCCGGGGCGTCGGACCACCCGCTCGGCGGGCACGGCTTCGCGAACTGGGCGCACGAGGTGGCCGCGCAGGAGGCCGAGCTCGGGGTCTTCTTCGACACCGTCGTCGTCTGCTCGGTGACCGGCTCCACCCAGGCCGGGATGGTCGCCGGGTTCGCCCAGCTGGAGGAGCAGGGTGCCCGGCCGCGCCGGGTGCTCGGCATCGACGCCTCGGCCAAGCCGGCCGAGACGCGGGACCAGGTGCTGCGCATCGCCCAGCGGACGGCGCGGGCCATCGGCGTGCAGCGGGACCTCTCCCTCGACGACGTCGAGCTCGACGAGCGGTACCACGCGGGCACCTACGGCATCCCGGACGCCACGACGATCGCCGCGATGGAGCTGGCCGCCCGCACCGAGGGCATGGTCACCGACCCGGTCTACGAGGGGAAGTCGATGGCCGCGACGATCGACCTGGTCGGCCGCCGCGAGATCGATCCCTCGTCGACCGTGCTCTACGCCCACCTCGGCGGCCAGCCGGCGCTGAACGGCTACAGCGCGCTGTTCTCCTGA
- a CDS encoding type II toxin-antitoxin system Phd/YefM family antitoxin — protein sequence MTTVGLRELRQQASDLIRRVEAGEEVTVTVAGRPSVRLVPAQARSWRSWAEIDELFTGPADPTWERDRDLVDPDLVDPWAPR from the coding sequence GTGACGACCGTCGGCCTCCGTGAACTCCGCCAGCAGGCCTCCGACCTGATCCGGCGCGTCGAGGCGGGGGAGGAGGTCACCGTCACGGTGGCCGGCCGGCCGAGCGTTCGGCTGGTACCCGCCCAGGCCCGGTCCTGGCGGTCCTGGGCGGAGATCGACGAGCTGTTCACCGGACCCGCCGACCCGACCTGGGAACGCGACCGTGACCTCGTCGACCCGGACCTCGTGGACCCGTGGGCGCCGCGGTGA
- a CDS encoding type II toxin-antitoxin system VapC family toxin: MRGVLDTSVVIAGDVGPLPGELAVSAVTVAELHFGVLVTADPAVRAERLRRLSVLQRSFDALPVDDAVTASYGQLAAVVVAAGRPPRARAMDLLIAATAHAHGARLYTRNPADLQGADELVEVVTV; the protein is encoded by the coding sequence GTGAGGGGTGTTCTGGACACCAGCGTCGTCATCGCCGGCGACGTCGGCCCGCTGCCCGGCGAGTTGGCCGTCAGCGCCGTCACGGTGGCCGAGCTGCACTTCGGCGTGCTCGTCACCGCCGATCCTGCCGTTCGTGCCGAGCGGCTGCGGCGGCTGTCTGTCCTGCAGCGGAGCTTCGACGCCCTGCCCGTCGACGACGCCGTCACGGCCAGCTACGGGCAGCTGGCCGCCGTGGTCGTCGCTGCCGGCCGTCCGCCTCGTGCCCGGGCGATGGACCTGCTGATCGCCGCGACCGCCCACGCCCACGGCGCCAGGCTGTACACCCGCAACCCGGCCGACCTGCAGGGAGCGGACGAGCTCGTCGAGGTGGTCACGGTCTGA